One window of the Ammospiza nelsoni isolate bAmmNel1 chromosome 2, bAmmNel1.pri, whole genome shotgun sequence genome contains the following:
- the SERTM1 gene encoding serine-rich and transmembrane domain-containing protein 1 — MSEPDPSSGFVGNMENGTFLELYPTSLSTSVDSSPGRLSNVYVYVSIFLSLLAFLLLLLIIALQRLKNIISSSSSYPEYNSDAGSSFTNLEVCSISSQRSALSNLSS; from the coding sequence ATGTCAGAACCCGACCCTTCATCTGGATTTGTGGGAAACATGGAAAATGGGACTTTTCTGGAGCTGTATCCCACATCCCTTTCAACTTCAGTGGATTCATCGCCTGGCCGTTTATCCAACGTCTATGTCTATGTTTCTATATTCCTTAGTCTCTTagcttttctccttttgctACTGATCATTGCACTCCAGAGGCtgaaaaacataatttcttcCAGTTCCTCCTACCCTGAGTACAACAGTGATGCTGGAAGTTCGTTCACTAATTTAGAGGTTTGCAGTATTTCTTCCCAGCGCTCTGCTCTCTCAAACCTTTCTTcatga